The Neobacillus sp. OS1-2 genome includes a window with the following:
- the sdaAB gene encoding L-serine ammonia-lyase, iron-sulfur-dependent subunit beta — MKYRSAFDIIGPVMIGPSSSHTAGAARIGRVARTLFGKLPKNAVISLYGSFAKTYKGHGTDFAIVAGLLDFDTFDERMPKSLEIAKEMGLEVEFRTEEAVTDHPNTVKINLVDGETTLEIVGISIGGGTIEITELNSFPLKLSGEHPAILVVHQDRFGIISAVTSILSKYQINIGHMEVSRLDKGEMALMVIEVDQKIEDYIIEELQNIPSVSQIIRMAE; from the coding sequence ATGAAATATCGCTCAGCATTTGATATAATCGGTCCAGTCATGATTGGGCCGTCAAGCTCACATACAGCAGGTGCAGCAAGGATTGGAAGAGTAGCCCGAACCTTGTTTGGAAAACTCCCAAAAAACGCTGTTATTTCATTGTACGGTTCATTTGCCAAAACTTATAAAGGTCATGGAACAGATTTTGCGATCGTGGCAGGTCTTTTAGATTTTGATACGTTTGATGAGCGGATGCCAAAATCGTTAGAAATAGCAAAAGAAATGGGTTTAGAAGTGGAATTTCGAACAGAAGAGGCTGTGACGGACCATCCAAACACCGTCAAAATTAACTTAGTTGATGGTGAAACCACGCTAGAAATCGTCGGGATTTCTATCGGCGGCGGAACGATTGAAATTACGGAATTAAATTCCTTCCCACTCAAGCTTTCTGGGGAGCATCCTGCGATATTGGTCGTTCACCAAGACCGATTTGGCATTATTTCCGCAGTAACAAGTATTTTATCAAAGTATCAAATAAACATAGGTCACATGGAAGTTTCGCGGTTGGACAAAGGTGAAATGGCTCTAATGGTGATTGAAGTTGACCAAAAAATTGAAGACTATATTATAGAAGAGTTACAAAATATTCCAAGTGTGTCACAGATTATTCGGATGGCTGAATAA
- the sdaAA gene encoding L-serine ammonia-lyase, iron-sulfur-dependent, subunit alpha → MFRNVAELVQLAESNQVKIAEIMIRQEIEVSGLTREEIITKMDMNLTVMEQAVERGLNGVHSHTGLTGGDAVLLQKYINSGKALGGTILLDAVSKAVATNEVNAAMGVICATPTAGSAGVVPGTLFAVKEKLNPTRAEMIEFLFTAAAFGFVVANNASISGAAGGCQAEVGSASGMAAAAIVELAGGTPQQASEAMAITLKNMLGLVCDPVAGLVEVPCVKRNAMGASNAITAADMALAGISSRIPCDEVIHAMFLIGQSMPSSLRETAEGGLAATPTGRRLEQEIFGNGNTVKLKNLLIS, encoded by the coding sequence ATGTTTCGAAATGTTGCGGAGCTTGTTCAACTTGCAGAAAGTAATCAAGTGAAAATTGCGGAGATTATGATCCGGCAGGAAATAGAAGTTTCAGGTTTAACGAGAGAAGAAATTATTACGAAAATGGATATGAATTTAACGGTTATGGAACAAGCGGTTGAAAGAGGTCTTAACGGAGTACATTCCCATACAGGATTAACCGGTGGAGATGCTGTACTTCTTCAAAAATATATTAACAGTGGGAAGGCTCTAGGGGGTACGATTTTACTAGATGCTGTCAGTAAGGCAGTGGCAACAAATGAAGTGAATGCGGCAATGGGAGTCATTTGTGCAACACCTACGGCGGGTTCAGCGGGAGTTGTCCCAGGAACCTTATTCGCAGTAAAGGAAAAATTAAACCCAACTCGCGCTGAAATGATTGAATTTTTGTTCACGGCTGCCGCCTTTGGATTTGTGGTGGCCAATAATGCCTCCATTTCCGGTGCTGCCGGTGGCTGCCAGGCAGAAGTGGGTTCTGCCAGCGGTATGGCTGCTGCAGCGATTGTAGAGCTTGCTGGCGGCACACCACAGCAGGCTTCAGAGGCAATGGCCATTACATTAAAGAATATGCTTGGACTGGTATGCGATCCAGTTGCAGGCTTAGTTGAAGTTCCATGTGTAAAACGAAATGCGATGGGTGCATCCAATGCTATTACGGCAGCGGATATGGCACTTGCTGGCATATCAAGTAGAATCCCTTGTGATGAGGTCATTCATGCCATGTTTTTAATCGGCCAATCGATGCCGTCATCTTTAAGAGAAACAGCTGAGGGCGGGCTTGCAGCAACACCAACAGGAAGAAGATTGGAACAAGAAATTTTTGGCAACGGCAACACAGTTAAACTGAAAAACTTACTTATATCTTAA
- a CDS encoding ribonuclease HII produces MKVETIAEIKRQLENIMTENDPFLLQILQDERKGVQQLVHKWQKKMAEDRRLKEKFNDMNTYEQKWRSQGFELIAGVDEVGRGPLAGPVVAAAVILPKDFFLAGLDDSKKISEKKRQEFAAIIKREALAFGIAMIQANEIDVINIYEATKKAMKAAIASLKPTPDLLLIDAMKLETPYPTESIIKGDAKSVSIAAASVVAKVARDEWMKELAASYPAYGFQQNMGYGTMEHIQAIKQFGITPYHRKSFAPVKDYLNQ; encoded by the coding sequence ATGAAGGTAGAAACAATCGCTGAAATTAAAAGACAATTAGAAAATATTATGACCGAAAATGATCCATTTTTGTTACAAATCCTTCAAGATGAACGCAAAGGTGTTCAGCAGTTGGTACATAAGTGGCAGAAGAAAATGGCAGAAGATAGAAGATTGAAAGAAAAGTTCAATGATATGAATACCTATGAACAGAAATGGCGGTCTCAAGGGTTTGAATTAATTGCAGGTGTCGATGAAGTCGGCAGGGGTCCGCTTGCAGGCCCTGTTGTAGCTGCAGCTGTCATTTTACCAAAGGATTTTTTCTTAGCCGGTCTTGATGATTCGAAAAAGATTTCAGAAAAAAAACGGCAGGAATTCGCTGCTATTATTAAAAGGGAAGCTCTGGCTTTTGGTATTGCAATGATTCAAGCGAATGAAATTGATGTGATTAATATATATGAAGCCACTAAAAAAGCCATGAAAGCAGCAATTGCTTCCTTAAAACCAACACCAGATTTACTACTGATAGATGCAATGAAGCTCGAAACCCCCTATCCCACAGAATCTATTATTAAGGGAGATGCCAAAAGTGTTTCGATTGCAGCGGCTTCGGTAGTTGCAAAGGTAGCAAGAGACGAATGGATGAAGGAACTAGCTGCAAGCTATCCAGCATATGGTTTTCAGCAAAATATGGGATATGGCACAATGGAACATATACAAGCAATCAAACAATTTGGGATTACACCCTATCATCGTAAAAGCTTCGCTCCAGTCAAAGATTATCTAAATCAATAA
- the sucC gene encoding ADP-forming succinate--CoA ligase subunit beta, whose amino-acid sequence MNIHEYQGKEILRNYGVMVPNGKVAFTVEEAVEAAKELGTQVCVVKAQIHAGGRGKAGGVKVAKNLDEVRTYASEILGKTLVTHQTGPEGKEVKRLLIEEGCDIKKEYYVGLVLDRATSRVVLMASEEGGTEIEEVAEKTPEKIFKEEIDPAIGLQPFQARRIAFNINIPTELVNQAVKFMTGLYNAYIENDCSIAEINPLVVTGDGKVMALDAKLNFDSNALYRQKNVLAYRDLEEEDVKEIEASKYDLSYVALDGNIGCMVNGAGLAMSTMDIIKHYGGDPANFLDVGGGATAEKVTEAFKIILSDPNVKGIFVNIFGGIMKCDVIAEGVVEAAKQVGLSVPLVVRLEGTNVDLGKKILAESSVEIIAAESMADGAQKIVSLVK is encoded by the coding sequence ATGAATATCCATGAGTATCAAGGGAAAGAGATCCTCAGAAATTACGGGGTAATGGTTCCGAACGGAAAAGTGGCATTCACTGTGGAAGAAGCAGTCGAAGCGGCGAAAGAACTAGGCACACAGGTTTGTGTAGTAAAAGCACAAATCCATGCTGGCGGACGGGGGAAAGCCGGCGGGGTAAAAGTGGCGAAAAACCTTGACGAAGTTCGTACATATGCAAGTGAGATTCTTGGAAAAACATTGGTTACACACCAAACCGGACCCGAAGGTAAAGAAGTAAAACGTTTGTTAATCGAAGAAGGCTGTGACATTAAAAAGGAATATTATGTTGGTTTAGTTTTAGACCGGGCTACTTCACGCGTTGTTCTTATGGCTTCTGAAGAAGGCGGAACGGAAATTGAGGAAGTTGCGGAAAAAACTCCTGAGAAAATTTTTAAAGAAGAAATTGATCCTGCAATTGGCTTACAACCATTCCAGGCACGCCGGATTGCATTCAATATCAACATTCCAACTGAACTTGTTAATCAAGCAGTTAAGTTTATGACAGGCTTATATAACGCCTATATCGAAAATGATTGTTCCATTGCCGAAATTAACCCGCTAGTTGTAACAGGAGACGGGAAAGTAATGGCCTTGGATGCAAAATTAAACTTTGATTCTAATGCATTATATCGTCAAAAAAATGTCTTAGCATATCGTGATCTTGAAGAAGAAGATGTAAAAGAAATTGAAGCATCTAAATATGATTTAAGCTATGTTGCGTTAGATGGAAATATTGGCTGTATGGTGAATGGAGCCGGACTTGCGATGTCAACGATGGATATCATCAAACACTATGGCGGCGACCCCGCAAACTTCCTTGATGTTGGGGGCGGTGCTACAGCTGAGAAAGTTACAGAAGCATTTAAAATTATCCTTTCTGATCCAAACGTAAAAGGTATATTTGTTAATATCTTTGGTGGAATCATGAAGTGTGATGTCATTGCTGAGGGTGTAGTAGAAGCAGCTAAACAGGTTGGGCTAAGTGTTCCGCTTGTGGTTCGTTTAGAGGGAACAAATGTTGATTTAGGTAAAAAAATCTTGGCAGAATCAAGCGTTGAGATTATTGCTGCTGAATCCATGGCTGACGGCGCACAAAAAATCGTTTCATTAGTGAAATAG
- the sucD gene encoding succinate--CoA ligase subunit alpha: MSVFINKDTKVIVQGITGGTARFHTKQMIEYGTQIVGGTSPGKKGQEVEGVPVFNTVKEAVETTGANASVIYVPAPFAADSIIEAVDAELDLVICITEHIPVLDMVKVKRYMEGKKTRLVGPNCPGVITADECKIGIMPGYIHTKGHVGVVSRSGTLTYEAVHQLTQAGLGQTTAVGIGGDPVNGTNFIDVLKAFNEDPETYAVIMIGEIGGTAEEEAAEWVKANMTKPVVGFIGGRTAPPGKRMGHAGAIISGGKGTADEKIRIMNECGIKVADTPSVMGETLIGVLKEQGLYEKCKTH; this comes from the coding sequence GTGAGCGTTTTTATTAATAAAGATACAAAAGTTATTGTTCAAGGGATTACAGGCGGCACTGCCCGTTTTCATACGAAACAAATGATTGAATATGGTACCCAAATTGTTGGTGGGACCTCTCCAGGGAAAAAAGGACAGGAAGTAGAAGGTGTTCCGGTATTTAATACTGTAAAAGAAGCTGTTGAGACTACTGGTGCAAATGCTTCAGTTATCTATGTTCCTGCACCATTTGCTGCCGATTCGATTATTGAGGCAGTAGACGCGGAATTAGACCTTGTGATTTGTATTACTGAACATATTCCAGTATTGGATATGGTTAAGGTAAAACGTTACATGGAAGGTAAAAAGACACGCTTAGTTGGTCCAAACTGCCCTGGTGTGATTACTGCTGATGAATGTAAAATTGGGATTATGCCTGGCTATATCCATACAAAAGGACATGTCGGTGTAGTTTCTCGCTCTGGGACATTAACATACGAAGCAGTACACCAGTTGACACAGGCTGGACTGGGACAAACTACTGCAGTCGGTATTGGCGGCGACCCAGTTAACGGTACAAACTTCATCGATGTCTTAAAGGCATTTAATGAAGACCCGGAAACATACGCTGTTATCATGATTGGAGAAATTGGCGGTACTGCTGAAGAAGAAGCAGCTGAATGGGTGAAAGCAAACATGACGAAACCTGTGGTTGGTTTCATCGGCGGCCGTACAGCACCTCCAGGAAAACGCATGGGCCACGCTGGTGCGATTATTTCTGGTGGAAAAGGGACAGCAGATGAAAAGATCCGTATCATGAACGAGTGTGGCATTAAAGTAGCGGACACTCCATCTGTTATGGGTGAAACATTAATTGGAGTATTAAAAGAGCAAGGCTTATACGAAAAGTGTAAAACGCATTAA
- the dprA gene encoding DNA-processing protein DprA, translating into MDDFKERLIHLLHYPNISWNIVYQMLKKDPTLQSLYQLQKPSPQQISLFPLLNHDHSLTQPSIISLQPDMIHEQIRQYETNDITVITIMDKEYPRFLKEIYQPPWALFTKGDISLLEKEPKLAVVGSRQASPYGKNAIRLIFPELIKNGVLIVSGLAKGIDALAHEYAIKNGGNTIAVIAGGFYHIYPKENMGLALQLMNTQLIVSEYPPDTKPLRWHFPARNRIISGLAAGTFIIEAKRKSGSLITANYAVNEGRDVFSLPGSIFNPFSIGANDLIQQGAKLVTRAEDILEELRLNVK; encoded by the coding sequence ATGGATGACTTTAAAGAAAGGCTTATACATTTACTTCACTACCCGAATATCTCATGGAATATCGTCTATCAAATGCTTAAAAAGGATCCGACACTTCAGTCACTGTATCAACTTCAAAAACCATCCCCACAGCAGATCTCGTTATTTCCACTACTAAACCACGATCACTCCTTAACCCAACCTTCTATCATTTCCCTTCAACCTGACATGATTCACGAACAAATCCGTCAATACGAAACAAATGATATTACTGTGATTACTATTATGGATAAAGAATATCCAAGGTTCTTAAAAGAAATCTACCAGCCGCCATGGGCATTATTTACTAAAGGAGATATTTCTCTCCTCGAAAAAGAACCGAAGCTTGCGGTTGTTGGGTCTCGTCAAGCATCCCCATACGGAAAAAATGCGATAAGATTAATTTTCCCTGAGTTAATAAAGAATGGGGTGCTCATTGTCAGTGGATTGGCAAAGGGAATTGATGCTTTAGCACATGAATATGCAATAAAAAATGGCGGGAATACAATTGCCGTCATTGCAGGCGGTTTCTATCATATCTACCCGAAAGAAAATATGGGACTTGCCCTGCAATTGATGAATACGCAACTTATTGTGTCAGAGTATCCCCCGGATACCAAGCCGCTTAGATGGCATTTTCCCGCACGAAATCGAATTATTAGCGGTTTAGCAGCTGGAACCTTTATTATTGAAGCAAAGCGAAAAAGTGGTTCGCTCATAACGGCAAATTATGCCGTTAATGAAGGGCGGGATGTCTTTTCACTTCCTGGCAGTATATTTAATCCATTCTCTATTGGGGCAAATGATTTAATACAGCAGGGGGCAAAGCTTGTGACAAGGGCTGAGGATATTTTAGAAGAATTAAGACTAAACGTGAAATAA
- the topA gene encoding type I DNA topoisomerase produces the protein MAAEFLVIVESPAKAKTIERYLGNKYKVKASMGHVRDLPRSQMGVNVENSFEPKYITIRGKGPVLKELKTAAKKVKKIYLAADPDREGEAIAWHLAHSLDVDITSDCRVVFNEITKDAIKESFKHPRPINMDLVDAQQARRILDRLVGYNISPLLWKKVKKGLSAGRVQSVAVRLIIDREKEIKAFTPEEYWTIDGEFLKGKDHFSASYHSVVGHEKTELKSEQDVQAILQQLTDNKFKVISVTKKERRRNPAPPFITSSLQQEAARKLNFRARKTMMLAQQLYEGIELGKEGTVGLITYMRTDSTRISEVAQGEAASYIKAEYGENFLKDEQRKEKKQTNAQDAHEAIRPTSTLRDPGSLKEFLSRDQLRLYKLIWERFLASQMAQAVMDTMSVDLQNGNVLFRATGSKIKFPGFMKLYVEGSDDQIDGPEKMLPDLKEGDEVFKKDIEPKQHFTQPPPRYTEARLVKTLEELGIGRPSTYAPTLDTVQKRGYVALDNKRFIPTELGEIVHEVMVEFFPEIINVEFTARMEKGLDHIEDGKMTWIKLIDAFYQEFETNLKIAEQEMEKIEIKDEPAGEDCENCGNPMVFKMGRYGKFMACSNFPDCRNTKPIVKEIGVTCPTCKEGQIIERKSKKKRLFYGCTRYPDCEFISWDKPLPRACPKCEGLLVEKKLKKGVQVQCVTCDYKEESQS, from the coding sequence ATGGCAGCAGAATTTCTCGTAATCGTTGAATCTCCAGCGAAAGCGAAAACAATAGAACGATATTTAGGAAATAAATATAAAGTTAAAGCATCGATGGGGCATGTTCGTGATTTGCCACGCAGTCAGATGGGTGTCAATGTAGAAAATAGCTTTGAGCCCAAATATATTACCATCCGCGGAAAAGGCCCTGTTTTAAAAGAATTAAAGACTGCGGCGAAAAAGGTAAAAAAAATCTATCTCGCAGCTGACCCGGATCGTGAGGGGGAAGCTATTGCCTGGCACTTAGCACATAGTCTTGATGTTGATATTACTTCCGATTGCCGCGTTGTCTTTAATGAAATTACAAAAGATGCGATAAAGGAATCCTTCAAGCATCCTCGTCCAATTAATATGGATCTTGTTGATGCCCAGCAGGCTCGTAGGATATTAGACCGGCTTGTAGGCTATAATATCAGCCCTCTTCTTTGGAAGAAGGTTAAAAAAGGGTTAAGTGCAGGACGGGTACAATCCGTTGCAGTTCGTTTAATTATTGACCGGGAAAAAGAGATTAAAGCGTTTACACCCGAAGAATATTGGACAATTGATGGCGAATTTTTAAAAGGGAAAGACCATTTCAGTGCCAGTTATCATTCGGTAGTGGGCCATGAGAAAACCGAGCTGAAATCAGAACAAGATGTCCAAGCGATTTTACAGCAATTAACGGATAATAAGTTCAAAGTAATCTCTGTGACGAAAAAAGAGCGCAGAAGAAATCCAGCACCACCATTTATCACCTCGTCCTTGCAGCAGGAAGCAGCCAGAAAGCTCAACTTTCGTGCCAGGAAAACCATGATGTTAGCCCAGCAGCTCTATGAAGGAATTGAACTTGGGAAAGAAGGAACGGTTGGTCTCATCACCTATATGAGAACAGATTCAACCCGAATTTCCGAGGTAGCGCAAGGAGAAGCGGCAAGTTATATCAAAGCAGAGTATGGTGAAAACTTTTTAAAGGATGAACAAAGGAAAGAAAAGAAGCAGACAAATGCCCAGGATGCGCATGAAGCGATTCGCCCTACGAGTACACTTAGAGATCCCGGCAGCTTAAAGGAATTTCTCTCTCGCGATCAGCTCCGGTTATATAAATTAATTTGGGAACGCTTTTTGGCAAGTCAAATGGCGCAGGCAGTCATGGATACGATGAGCGTGGATTTGCAAAATGGGAATGTCCTGTTCCGTGCTACTGGGTCCAAGATTAAATTTCCAGGGTTCATGAAGCTTTATGTGGAGGGTTCAGATGACCAAATCGATGGACCTGAGAAAATGCTCCCGGATCTTAAAGAGGGAGATGAAGTGTTTAAAAAGGATATTGAACCGAAGCAACACTTCACACAACCTCCACCCCGATACACAGAAGCAAGACTTGTCAAAACTTTAGAAGAGCTCGGAATCGGCCGTCCATCTACCTATGCTCCAACCTTGGATACAGTCCAAAAGCGGGGATATGTTGCCCTTGATAATAAACGCTTTATTCCGACTGAACTGGGTGAAATTGTTCATGAAGTAATGGTAGAATTTTTTCCGGAAATCATAAATGTGGAGTTTACCGCTAGAATGGAAAAAGGATTAGACCATATTGAAGATGGAAAAATGACGTGGATAAAACTCATTGATGCATTTTACCAAGAGTTCGAGACAAATTTAAAAATAGCAGAGCAGGAAATGGAAAAAATAGAAATTAAAGATGAGCCAGCCGGTGAGGATTGTGAAAACTGCGGAAACCCAATGGTGTTTAAAATGGGCAGATATGGGAAATTCATGGCTTGCAGTAATTTCCCGGATTGTCGGAATACAAAGCCGATAGTGAAGGAAATCGGTGTTACCTGTCCTACGTGTAAAGAAGGTCAAATTATTGAACGAAAAAGCAAGAAAAAAAGATTATTTTACGGTTGCACCCGTTATCCTGATTGTGAATTTATATCTTGGGATAAACCGTTACCGAGAGCCTGCCCGAAATGTGAGGGCTTGCTTGTAGAAAAGAAATTAAAAAAGGGTGTTCAGGTTCAATGTGTTACATGTGATTATAAGGAAGAATCGCAAAGCTAA
- the trmFO gene encoding FADH(2)-oxidizing methylenetetrahydrofolate--tRNA-(uracil(54)-C(5))-methyltransferase TrmFO has protein sequence MSDVIINVIGAGLAGSEAAWQIAKRGVKVRLFEMRPIKQTPAHHTDKFAELVCSNSLRANTLTNAVGVLKEEMRRLDSVIIAAADACAVPAGGALAVDRHEFAAKVTEMVKNHENVTVVNEEVTAIPEGPTIIATGPLTSPDLSAQLKNVTGEDYLYFYDAAAPILEKDSINMDKVYLKSRYDKGEAAYLNCPMTEEEFNRFYEALISAETVPLKEFEKEVFFEGCMPIEVMASRGQKTMLFGPLKPVGLEDPKTGKRPFAVVQLRQDDAAGTLFNIVGFQTHLKWGAQKEVIQLIPGLENAEIIRYGVMHRNTFINSPKVLKSTYQFRNREDLFFAGQMTGVEGYVESAASGLVAGINAARIVNGLETVEFPAVTAIGSMARYITTANSDNFQPMNANFGLFPELPVRIKGKQERNLQHANRALETIQNFVKVL, from the coding sequence ATGTCGGATGTAATAATAAATGTAATTGGTGCCGGTTTGGCAGGAAGTGAAGCGGCATGGCAGATTGCGAAACGCGGTGTAAAGGTACGGCTTTTTGAGATGCGCCCAATTAAACAAACACCCGCGCACCATACAGATAAATTTGCTGAATTAGTTTGCAGTAATTCATTACGGGCAAACACGTTAACAAATGCGGTTGGGGTACTAAAAGAGGAAATGCGAAGGCTTGATTCTGTGATAATTGCTGCGGCAGATGCGTGTGCAGTGCCAGCAGGGGGGGCTTTAGCCGTAGATCGTCACGAATTTGCTGCAAAAGTGACTGAGATGGTTAAAAATCATGAAAATGTTACGGTAGTAAATGAAGAAGTAACAGCTATTCCTGAGGGACCTACGATAATTGCCACAGGCCCACTGACCAGTCCGGATCTCTCAGCACAGCTTAAAAACGTAACTGGTGAAGACTATCTTTATTTTTATGATGCAGCAGCGCCAATTCTCGAAAAGGATAGCATCAACATGGATAAAGTTTATTTGAAGTCTCGCTATGATAAAGGGGAAGCGGCCTATTTAAACTGCCCAATGACAGAGGAAGAGTTTAATCGGTTTTATGAAGCGCTGATTTCTGCTGAGACGGTACCATTAAAGGAATTTGAAAAGGAAGTTTTTTTTGAGGGTTGTATGCCAATTGAGGTTATGGCATCAAGAGGTCAGAAAACGATGCTGTTCGGGCCGTTAAAACCAGTTGGTTTAGAAGATCCGAAAACAGGTAAGAGACCCTTTGCTGTTGTGCAGCTTCGTCAGGATGATGCCGCTGGAACACTATTTAATATTGTTGGATTTCAGACACATTTAAAATGGGGAGCGCAAAAGGAAGTTATCCAGTTAATTCCCGGCCTTGAAAATGCGGAAATCATCAGATATGGTGTCATGCACCGCAATACATTTATTAATTCGCCGAAAGTTCTTAAGTCAACATATCAATTCCGTAACCGCGAAGATTTATTCTTTGCCGGTCAGATGACAGGGGTTGAAGGCTATGTAGAATCAGCTGCAAGCGGTTTAGTTGCTGGGATCAATGCAGCGCGAATAGTGAATGGACTTGAAACGGTTGAATTTCCAGCAGTAACAGCGATTGGCAGTATGGCTCGCTACATCACAACAGCCAATTCTGATAATTTTCAGCCGATGAATGCCAATTTTGGGTTATTTCCTGAACTGCCAGTGAGAATAAAGGGGAAGCAGGAAAGAAATTTACAGCATGCAAACCGAGCACTAGAGACAATTCAGAACTTTGTGAAAGTTTTGTAA
- the hslV gene encoding ATP-dependent protease subunit HslV, whose translation MNQFHATTIFAVHHNGECSMSGDGQVTFGNAVVMKHTAKKVRKIFNGRVLAGFAGSVADAFTLFELFEGKLEEYNGNLQRAAVELAKEWRSDKMLRKLEAMLIVMDRESLLLVSGTGEVIEPDDGILAIGSGGNYALAAGRSLKKYSGDHLSAKEIAKASLEIAAEICVYTNHNIIVEEL comes from the coding sequence TTGAATCAATTTCACGCAACAACAATTTTTGCCGTCCATCATAACGGAGAATGCTCAATGTCCGGTGATGGCCAAGTAACATTTGGGAATGCAGTTGTGATGAAGCACACAGCAAAAAAGGTGAGAAAGATATTTAATGGTAGAGTATTGGCCGGTTTTGCCGGTTCTGTTGCCGATGCATTTACTCTTTTCGAACTGTTTGAAGGTAAACTTGAAGAGTATAATGGAAATCTCCAAAGAGCAGCTGTCGAGCTTGCTAAGGAATGGAGAAGCGATAAAATGCTTCGCAAGTTGGAAGCGATGCTCATTGTCATGGATCGTGAAAGTTTGCTGCTTGTTTCGGGAACTGGGGAAGTAATCGAGCCTGATGATGGGATTCTTGCGATTGGCTCGGGCGGGAATTACGCTTTGGCCGCCGGCCGTTCATTGAAGAAGTATTCCGGAGATCACTTATCTGCCAAAGAAATAGCGAAGGCTTCTTTAGAAATAGCTGCTGAAATATGTGTATACACTAATCACAACATTATCGTGGAAGAGCTATAA
- the hslU gene encoding HslU--HslV peptidase ATPase subunit — protein MGKTTNLTPRQIVEKLDQYIIGQKDAKKAVAVALRNRYRRGLLNEKLREEIIPKNILMIGPTGVGKTEIARRIAKLVGAPFIKVEATKFTEVGYVGRDVESMVRDLAETSVRLVKEDRMQTVKERAEENANSRLVDLLVPSAKKSSNYKNPLEMLFGGGNSNTEQETQQEDYSVHEKRKIVKEQLALGQLEDEVVTVEVEEQAPSMFDMLQGSGIEQMGMNMQDALSSFMPKKRKKRKLTVREARNVLTSEEAAKLIDMDEVTSEAIYRAEQTGIIFIDEIDKIASKNSGGSSADVSREGVQRDILPVVEGSTVVTKYGSIKTDHILFIAAGAFHMAKPSDLIPELQGRFPIRVELTKLTVEDFFRILIEPDNALIKQYQALLETEGIQIEFSDDAIRRIAEVAFEVNQNTDNIGARRLHTILEKLLEDLSFEAPDITMEKITITPKYVDDKLDAISKNKDLSQFIL, from the coding sequence ATGGGTAAAACAACCAATTTAACCCCCCGCCAAATCGTCGAAAAACTTGATCAATATATTATCGGTCAGAAGGATGCCAAGAAAGCGGTCGCAGTTGCCTTAAGGAACCGTTACAGAAGGGGCCTATTGAATGAAAAGCTTCGGGAAGAAATTATCCCGAAAAATATATTAATGATTGGACCGACAGGTGTTGGGAAAACGGAAATTGCCAGAAGAATTGCAAAGCTTGTTGGCGCACCGTTTATAAAGGTTGAGGCAACCAAATTTACCGAAGTAGGCTATGTTGGTCGTGATGTTGAATCAATGGTACGAGATCTGGCTGAAACTTCTGTTCGATTGGTGAAAGAGGATCGGATGCAAACAGTGAAGGAACGAGCCGAGGAAAATGCAAACAGCAGACTTGTTGATTTACTAGTTCCATCCGCTAAAAAGTCGTCCAATTATAAAAACCCGCTTGAGATGTTATTTGGCGGCGGAAATTCGAATACAGAGCAAGAGACACAACAGGAAGATTACTCCGTTCATGAAAAACGTAAAATTGTCAAAGAGCAGCTTGCGCTTGGTCAGTTGGAGGATGAAGTTGTTACGGTTGAAGTGGAGGAACAAGCTCCGTCCATGTTTGATATGCTCCAAGGTTCAGGTATTGAACAAATGGGGATGAATATGCAGGATGCTCTCAGCAGTTTTATGCCGAAAAAACGGAAGAAAAGAAAATTAACCGTTCGTGAAGCAAGAAATGTGTTAACAAGTGAAGAAGCAGCTAAACTCATTGACATGGATGAAGTCACATCTGAAGCCATTTATCGTGCGGAGCAAACAGGGATAATATTCATTGATGAAATCGATAAGATCGCCAGTAAGAATTCCGGAGGATCTTCTGCAGATGTTTCGAGAGAAGGCGTTCAAAGAGACATTTTGCCGGTTGTTGAAGGGTCAACAGTGGTAACGAAATATGGATCGATTAAAACTGACCATATCTTATTTATTGCTGCAGGAGCCTTCCATATGGCTAAACCATCTGATTTGATACCCGAACTTCAAGGCCGTTTCCCGATTCGGGTGGAACTAACGAAGTTGACTGTTGAAGACTTCTTCAGGATTTTAATTGAACCGGATAATGCGTTAATTAAGCAATATCAAGCATTATTGGAAACAGAAGGTATACAAATTGAATTTTCTGACGATGCTATTCGTAGAATAGCTGAAGTAGCATTCGAAGTGAATCAAAATACGGATAATATTGGTGCAAGACGACTCCATACCATTTTAGAAAAGCTTTTAGAAGATCTGTCTTTTGAGGCACCCGATATTACAATGGAGAAAATCACGATTACACCAAAGTATGTTGATGATAAACTGGATGCGATCTCGAAAAATAAAGATTTATCCCAATTTATCCTTTAG